The genomic DNA CTTGTAATATAAGCAGCAGCTTGCACAGCGCTGCGCCCTGTGCTTCTTGATACCTGCCCCATACTTAAGTGATAGATTGCCATAATCAAACATATTAAACCGCCGGTTAGGCTCGCGCAAGCGCAATCGCGCATAAGTGCGCCATTCTGGATTTTGGATGACTTGATTGTTTAATTTGTTTTTGATACTATCCTACATTACAACCTTATGTTTAACAAAAAGCTCTCAAGATTGAGGGCATTTATCAGGAGTTCTAGATGTCAGTACAACTCATCAAAAAATTAGAATCACTCAAGGAAGATAAAAAATCAGTTGAAGAAAAAATAGATAATCTCACCAAAGATGTTGCCAATAATCTTGCTCATAGTTTAATTCAAGCAGGAGCATTACATGTTGATCTTGTTGCACTTACGGGCGGCATATTAGAAGCGATTGAAAAAGTAAAATCTCAATCCATAGATACGGAGGCTTGGAAAAAATCCGGTCAAAAATTTCTTCAACAAACAAGCAAAAGGACAACTCGAAAATCTCATTCTAAAGCAAAAAAGACTTCTTAGGTTGAAAATCAATCTTAATAGAAACCTTTCATCTGTTGCCAGAATATCAACACGTATAAGCAACTATAAATCGGATGAAAGAAGAGCTAGAACGCAAACACTTATACATTTAGGGGGTTTGGTATCCATTTCAGGCTTGCTTGAGTATTGTGATATTCAATTGGGTGAAAATTTGCAGTCTGATATCGAGGTTATCGAAAGAGCTGCCATTCTTCTTGGCATAATTTATGATGCAGCTCAAAAAGCTTTACAAGACCCTGACGAACATCAGAAGGAAAAATTTAGAAAGCTAGGTATATCAATTATGAAACAATCCGCGGCAAAAAACGCCTACCTACAAAAAGGGTGATATATAAATACGTATGACACTCTTAAGTACCGGAATATAATCTATCAAGGAAATAAGATATGACAAAACCTTTTATCAAAAAACCAAAGTTAAAATGAAAAAAACTTTATCGGGTAAAAAGTATTTTGAGAAGCGAATTAAGGATAACATTAATTATGAAGTAAAAAACTTTATCTGAACTACCTATTAGTCCTTTAGAGATTAACCCCAATCAAAATTGAAGCATTGGGTTTTTTATTCTGGTGGCAAAACCTTAATTGTGAATAATTTTATTGGTGTGAGCGCAAAGGGATAATCATTAAAAATTATTCCCCTCCTCCTTGAAATCTATAGCAACAGGTTTTGATAATGGTAATATAACCTCTCTTGCTGCACAGCCACCGCAATACTCTATCCAATGACTATAATGAAAACTCATGCCCTTTCTTTCTTTTTTCACATGGCCTGGGCAGTAGTTTATGACTGCTTGAGCCTCAGCTATAAGGTTTTCCTCTAAAATAGGACTTGCAGAAAAGGTTGCTACATCTCCATAAGAGTGTTGAGAGCGACTAGCGCTTTGTCCATCCTTGTCTTCAAGAGTATCAATTGCAAAAGATACCGTATTAAAGGCAACGGATATAAATAATAAAGAAAAAATTGATTTATATTTCATTGGCTTGTTTCCTGTAGAATAAATATCATTGAGTTTCGTCATTAGCATATACCATAGAAGCGGAAGAACACAAATCTTCCAGGTTATTTGTATGTTTTTTCAATTATTTCAAGTGCTAGGGCAATTTAGGTGGTGCCCTCGGTGTCACCCGTCACTCTCATCATTAAGCAATAATTGATAAGCCTGTATTGGGGGTCCCTTAGATACCGTCTAAATCCAATGATCTTTTTTCTAATTCAAAACTGCTTGTTTTTTCAAAAAGACGGCATTATGTGCAGACTATATGGAGGAGGTGACACGTTATATTTTGTCATCTCCCCTTTGTAAGCAAAATCTCTAGCTCTCCCTTAACAACGCCGCCTTAAAGAGTAATCTGCTTGTTGTTCTGTATCATCTGGATATAAATTTATCGCCTCTCTTTTTATCTTTTCATACCTTTCTCTGTCGTATTCCAATTCTAAACGTGTGTGTGTCATGTGAGGTGCTTTT from Alphaproteobacteria bacterium includes the following:
- a CDS encoding conjugal transfer protein TraD codes for the protein MRRLGKNPVKNFFNKQAKGQLENLILKQKRLLRLKINLNRNLSSVARISTRISNYKSDERRARTQTLIHLGGLVSISGLLEYCDIQLGENLQSDIEVIERAAILLGIIYDAAQKALQDPDEHQKEKFRKLGISIMKQSAAKNAYLQKG